In Wenyingzhuangia fucanilytica, the following are encoded in one genomic region:
- a CDS encoding rhodanese-like domain-containing protein translates to MKIIIVLGIVIVIGWIVFGYVESQKLKENRLDYVAFKKGIEGKNIQLIDVRTIAEYQGGCIKNAKNMDVLSNQFKQQIKTLDKTKATYLYCRSGKRSQKALKIMIDQGFENVFDLKGGYLIWKLKQH, encoded by the coding sequence ATGAAAATTATTATTGTATTAGGAATTGTTATTGTAATCGGTTGGATAGTTTTTGGGTATGTTGAATCTCAAAAATTAAAAGAAAATAGGTTAGATTATGTAGCTTTTAAAAAAGGCATAGAAGGTAAAAATATTCAATTAATTGATGTTAGAACCATTGCTGAATATCAAGGAGGTTGTATTAAAAATGCTAAAAACATGGATGTTTTATCCAATCAATTTAAGCAACAAATTAAAACTTTAGACAAAACCAAAGCCACTTATTTATATTGTCGTTCAGGAAAAAGAAGTCAAAAAGCTTTAAAAATAATGATAGATCAGGGATTTGAAAATGTTTTTGATTTAAAAGGTGGATATTTAATTTGGAAGTTAAAACAGCATTAA
- a CDS encoding MBL fold metallo-hydrolase — MRVEQIYTGCLAQGAYYIESEGEVAIIDPLREVQPYIDLAQKNNAKIKYIFETHFHADFVSGHVTLSKKTGAPIIYGENANPTFDAIIAKDHQEFKLGKITIVALHTPGHTIESTTYLLKDEQGKNHALFTGDTLFLGDVGRPDLAQKAANMTQEELAATLYHSLRTKIMPLEDELIIYPGHGAGSACGKNLSKETTGTLGEQKETNYALRADMTQDEFVKEVTSGLMPPPKYFPLNVKMNKEGYEDIADVIEQGTHELTPEELELLANEAGALVLDVRSESEFAKGHIPQSIFIGIDGGFAPWVGTLIGDVKQPIVLVIPEGREEETITRLSRVGFDNTLGYLKGGFKAWLKAGKEFDTVNQILQPHIKDTITDESLVYDVRKPSEYISERLPKAVNTPLDDLNNYLKDFPSKENFFIHCAGGYRSMIAASILKSRGIHNFIDIAEGFSVIKKSGLKITDYVCPTTIK; from the coding sequence ATGAGAGTAGAGCAGATTTATACAGGATGTTTGGCACAAGGTGCTTATTATATAGAGAGTGAAGGAGAAGTAGCTATTATAGATCCTTTAAGAGAAGTACAGCCTTATATTGATTTGGCTCAAAAAAATAATGCTAAAATCAAATACATTTTTGAAACACATTTTCATGCGGATTTTGTGAGTGGACATGTTACGTTATCAAAAAAAACAGGTGCCCCAATTATATACGGAGAAAATGCAAATCCTACTTTTGATGCTATTATAGCTAAAGACCATCAAGAATTTAAATTAGGTAAAATTACTATTGTGGCTTTGCATACACCAGGACATACTATAGAGTCTACCACTTATTTGTTAAAAGATGAACAAGGAAAAAATCATGCTTTGTTTACAGGAGATACTTTGTTTTTAGGAGATGTAGGTAGACCAGATTTGGCACAAAAAGCAGCAAATATGACTCAAGAAGAGTTGGCAGCAACACTTTATCATAGTTTAAGAACTAAAATTATGCCTTTGGAAGATGAGTTGATTATTTATCCTGGACATGGAGCAGGATCTGCTTGTGGAAAAAATTTAAGTAAAGAAACAACAGGAACTTTAGGGGAGCAAAAAGAGACAAATTATGCTTTAAGAGCAGATATGACTCAAGATGAATTTGTAAAAGAAGTAACTAGCGGATTAATGCCACCACCAAAATATTTTCCGTTAAATGTTAAAATGAACAAGGAGGGGTATGAGGATATTGCCGATGTAATTGAGCAAGGAACACATGAGTTGACTCCTGAAGAGCTAGAATTATTAGCTAATGAAGCTGGTGCTTTGGTACTAGATGTTAGATCAGAAAGTGAGTTTGCAAAAGGTCATATTCCTCAATCTATTTTTATTGGTATTGATGGAGGTTTTGCTCCATGGGTAGGGACCTTAATAGGAGATGTTAAACAACCTATTGTTTTGGTAATTCCAGAAGGAAGAGAAGAAGAAACCATTACTCGTTTGTCTAGAGTAGGGTTTGACAATACTTTGGGGTATTTAAAAGGAGGATTTAAGGCATGGTTAAAAGCAGGGAAAGAGTTTGATACTGTAAATCAAATTTTACAACCTCACATAAAAGATACCATTACGGATGAATCTTTGGTTTATGATGTAAGAAAACCATCAGAATATATTTCAGAAAGATTACCTAAAGCGGTGAATACACCATTAGATGATCTTAATAATTACTTAAAAGATTTTCCATCAAAAGAAAACTTTTTTATTCATTGCGCGGGTGGTTATAGAAGTATGATAGCAGCTTCTATTTTAAAAAGTAGAGGAATCCATAATTTTATAGATATTGCAGAAGGATTTTCTGTAATTAAAAAAAGTGGACTAAAAATCACAGATTATGTTTGTCCAACCACTATAAAATAA
- a CDS encoding SulP family inorganic anion transporter translates to MKRNFPFLIWLPTYDTKFLKGDVFAGITVGVLLIPQGMAYAMIAGLPPVFGLYTALIPQIIYALMGTSRQLSVGPVAMDSLLVASSLSALSLTGLESYVSMAIFLALFTGAIQVLMGFLKMGFFVNFLSKPVISGFTSAVAIVIGLSQVKNLTGVSSATNIISMLKEVHLVTLAIGVSAIVIIFLVKKILPKIPSALLVVFLGIVVVYVFNLHHLGVEIVKEIPKGLPVFKWPSFNEVSILTLAPMALTLALVGYMEASSISKSLEENIDGYQVDANQELKAIGFSNIIGSLFQSFPSTGGFARTAVNHQAGAKTGLASLIAALVVGLTLMFFTPLFYYLPMAVLAAMILVAVFNLIDLEYPKHLYKHQKDEFFLLLITFIITLFLGITEGILIGVVLSLLLVIYRSSQPHIAILARIEGSNYFKNIARFTTTKQREDLLIIRFDAQLYFGNKDYFIKRIRQLIEEKQNTLKAVIINAEAITYIDSSASAMLIKFIKELKSKKIKIMMTGAIGPTRDVLFKNGIVTVLGKDNLFVRTYEAVDCFDGIICKDDLQNQICQQTKTNV, encoded by the coding sequence ATGAAGCGCAACTTTCCTTTTTTAATATGGTTACCTACTTATGATACAAAATTTTTAAAAGGAGATGTTTTTGCAGGAATTACGGTTGGAGTTTTGTTAATTCCCCAAGGGATGGCCTATGCCATGATTGCTGGTTTACCACCGGTTTTTGGTTTGTACACAGCGCTAATTCCCCAAATAATTTATGCGCTAATGGGAACTTCTAGGCAATTGTCGGTAGGGCCTGTTGCCATGGATTCTTTATTGGTAGCGTCTAGTTTATCTGCCTTATCTTTAACTGGCTTAGAAAGTTATGTTTCTATGGCTATTTTTTTAGCCTTGTTTACGGGAGCAATTCAAGTGTTGATGGGCTTTTTAAAAATGGGATTTTTTGTTAATTTTTTATCAAAACCTGTTATTAGTGGTTTTACTTCTGCCGTTGCTATAGTGATAGGGTTAAGTCAAGTTAAAAATTTAACAGGTGTATCTAGTGCTACAAATATCATATCAATGCTAAAAGAAGTGCATTTAGTAACACTGGCTATAGGAGTTTCTGCCATTGTTATTATTTTTTTAGTTAAAAAAATCCTACCCAAAATTCCATCAGCTTTATTGGTTGTTTTTTTAGGAATTGTGGTGGTTTATGTTTTTAATTTACATCATTTAGGAGTAGAGATAGTTAAAGAAATTCCAAAAGGATTACCTGTTTTTAAGTGGCCTAGTTTTAATGAGGTTTCTATACTAACATTGGCTCCAATGGCATTAACTCTAGCGTTGGTTGGTTATATGGAAGCCAGTTCTATATCAAAATCGTTAGAAGAAAATATAGATGGTTATCAGGTAGATGCCAATCAAGAATTAAAAGCTATTGGTTTTTCTAATATCATAGGTTCTTTGTTTCAATCTTTTCCCAGTACAGGAGGTTTTGCAAGAACAGCGGTTAATCATCAAGCGGGAGCAAAAACAGGACTTGCCTCTTTAATAGCAGCCTTGGTTGTTGGTTTAACCTTAATGTTTTTTACTCCTTTATTTTATTACTTGCCTATGGCTGTGTTGGCAGCAATGATATTGGTAGCTGTTTTTAATTTGATAGATTTAGAATATCCTAAACACTTATATAAACATCAAAAAGATGAGTTTTTTTTATTACTCATCACTTTTATCATCACTTTGTTTTTGGGGATAACCGAAGGAATTTTAATAGGAGTAGTACTGTCTTTATTATTGGTTATTTACAGATCATCACAACCTCATATTGCTATTTTGGCAAGAATAGAAGGGAGTAATTATTTTAAAAACATAGCCAGATTTACCACAACAAAACAGAGAGAAGATTTGTTAATTATTCGTTTTGATGCGCAACTGTATTTTGGAAACAAAGATTATTTTATAAAAAGGATAAGGCAGTTGATTGAGGAGAAACAAAATACTTTAAAAGCAGTAATTATTAATGCAGAAGCCATTACTTATATTGATAGTAGTGCGAGTGCTATGTTGATAAAATTCATAAAGGAACTAAAAAGCAAAAAAATAAAAATAATGATGACTGGCGCAATTGGACCAACAAGAGATGTTTTGTTTAAAAATGGAATTGTTACTGTTTTAGGAAAAGACAACTTGTTTGTGAGAACTTATGAGGCAGTAGATTGTTTTGATGGTATTATTTGTAAAGATGATTTGCAAAATCAAATTTGTCAGCAAACAAAAACAAACGTGTAA
- the serB gene encoding phosphoserine phosphatase SerB, with amino-acid sequence MAKTEKEIILLKVSGQDKPGVTAGLTTVLATYDAVILDIGQADIHDTLSLGILFEVKAGHDAAPVLKDLLFKGYELGISVKFIPVTLEDYESWVAAQGKQRYIVTILGESLAAKQVAAVTQEMSDLGLNIDAIKRLTGRTSLVKPVDYPRSCVQLSVRGEIINKAQLTSKFMQISRDLDVDIAFQEDNIYRRNRRLVCFDMDSTLIQAEVIDKLAELAGVGEEVSAITESAMRGEIDFNESFKKRMSLLKGLSEDVLQDVAINLPITKGAHRLFKALKYYGFKTAILSGGFTYFGEYLQKELGIDYVFANQLEIKDGALTGGYLGEIVDGKKKAELLKEIAQKEGIDINQTIAVGDGANDLPMLSLAGLGIAFHAKPKVKESAESSISSLGLDGVLYLLGFHDRHIDELENK; translated from the coding sequence ATGGCAAAGACAGAAAAAGAGATTATTTTATTAAAAGTTTCTGGACAAGATAAGCCGGGAGTTACTGCAGGATTAACCACTGTTTTAGCTACGTATGATGCTGTTATATTAGACATAGGACAAGCTGATATACACGACACTTTATCTTTAGGTATTTTATTTGAAGTAAAAGCAGGACACGATGCTGCACCTGTTTTGAAAGATCTTTTATTTAAAGGATACGAATTAGGAATTAGCGTTAAGTTTATTCCTGTAACTCTTGAAGACTACGAAAGTTGGGTAGCAGCACAAGGAAAACAACGTTATATCGTAACCATTTTAGGAGAATCTTTAGCAGCAAAACAAGTAGCTGCTGTAACTCAAGAAATGTCTGACTTAGGTTTAAACATTGATGCCATTAAACGTTTAACAGGAAGAACATCTTTAGTAAAACCTGTAGACTATCCACGTTCTTGTGTACAATTGTCTGTAAGAGGAGAAATCATCAACAAAGCACAATTGACCTCTAAATTCATGCAAATTTCTAGAGATTTAGATGTAGATATCGCTTTCCAAGAAGACAACATTTATCGTAGAAACAGACGTTTGGTTTGTTTTGATATGGATTCTACCTTAATTCAAGCTGAAGTAATTGACAAATTAGCTGAGTTAGCAGGTGTTGGAGAAGAAGTTTCTGCCATTACAGAATCTGCCATGCGTGGAGAAATTGACTTTAACGAAAGTTTTAAAAAACGTATGTCTTTGTTAAAAGGATTAAGCGAAGATGTATTACAAGATGTAGCTATTAACTTACCTATTACTAAAGGAGCTCACAGATTGTTTAAAGCTTTAAAATATTACGGGTTTAAAACTGCTATTTTATCTGGAGGATTTACCTATTTTGGTGAATATTTACAGAAAGAATTGGGTATTGATTACGTTTTTGCCAACCAATTAGAAATTAAAGATGGTGCCTTAACAGGTGGATATTTAGGAGAAATTGTAGATGGTAAGAAGAAAGCAGAATTATTAAAAGAAATTGCACAAAAAGAAGGAATTGACATCAACCAAACTATTGCTGTTGGTGACGGAGCTAATGACTTACCAATGTTAAGTTTGGCTGGTTTAGGAATTGCTTTCCATGCAAAACCTAAAGTAAAAGAAAGTGCAGAAAGTTCTATTTCTAGTTTAGGATTGGATGGTGTACTTTATCTATTAGGATTCCATGACAGACATATTGATGAATTAGAAAACAAATAA
- a CDS encoding Crp/Fnr family transcriptional regulator: MLQELQLHYGHLFEKELIEEVDRVATLKHVAAGSKLMDIGQYIKSMPLLIEGAIKILREDEDGDELLLYFLEKGDTCAMTMTCCVGNHKSEIRAVTELDTVLVMIPVEKMEEWTGKYKSWRQFVFDSYHNRLMELLETIDNIAFKKMDERLLKYLKDKVAVTGSSVIKSTHQEIAYELHTSRVVISRLLKKLEKNKVLMLHRNSLELL, from the coding sequence ATGTTACAAGAACTACAATTACATTACGGACACCTTTTTGAAAAAGAGTTGATTGAAGAAGTAGATAGAGTAGCTACTTTAAAACACGTAGCTGCTGGATCTAAATTAATGGATATAGGGCAATACATTAAATCTATGCCTTTATTAATAGAAGGGGCTATTAAAATTTTAAGAGAAGATGAGGATGGAGATGAGTTGTTGTTGTACTTTTTAGAAAAAGGAGATACTTGCGCAATGACTATGACATGTTGTGTGGGTAATCACAAAAGTGAAATTAGAGCTGTTACAGAGTTAGATACTGTTTTAGTAATGATTCCTGTAGAAAAAATGGAAGAGTGGACAGGAAAGTATAAATCTTGGAGACAGTTTGTTTTTGATAGTTATCACAATAGGTTGATGGAATTATTAGAAACCATAGATAATATCGCTTTTAAAAAAATGGATGAAAGATTGCTAAAATATTTAAAAGACAAAGTTGCCGTTACAGGAAGTTCAGTGATAAAAAGTACTCATCAAGAGATTGCATATGAATTACATACTTCTAGAGTTGTGATTTCTAGGTTGCTTAAAAAGTTAGAGAAAAATAAAGTTTTAATGCTTCATAGAAACTCTTTAGAATTGTTGTAA
- the glyA gene encoding serine hydroxymethyltransferase, whose protein sequence is MKRDQIIFDLIQDEKERQLKGIELIASENFVSEQVMEAQGSVLTNKYAEGYPGKRYYGGCEVVDIVEQLAIDRAKELYGAEYVNVQPHSGSQANAAVYFAVLEPGDKILGFDLSHGGHLTHGSPVNFSGKIYKAVHYGVDKETEVLNYDNILEIAKAEKPKMIVAGASSYSRDIDFAKFREIADEVGAYLLADISHPSGMIAKGILNDPMPHCHFVTTTTHKTLRGPRGGMIMMGKDFENRDGIKLKNGNLKMMSAMINGAVFPGMQGGPLEHVIAAKAIALGEALTDEYLHYQVQVKKNAARLAKELVAKDYKIISGGTDNHCMLIDLRNKNLSGKDAEQALVKADITVNKNMVPYDTRSPFVTSGIRLGASAVTTRGLKEDDMAVVANFIDEVINNFENEEVLEAVANKVNEFMQDRPLFQW, encoded by the coding sequence ATGAAACGTGATCAAATCATATTTGATTTAATTCAAGACGAAAAAGAAAGACAATTAAAAGGAATTGAATTAATTGCTTCTGAAAACTTTGTTAGTGAACAAGTAATGGAAGCTCAAGGTTCTGTTTTAACAAATAAATATGCTGAAGGGTATCCTGGAAAAAGATACTATGGAGGATGTGAAGTTGTTGATATTGTTGAACAGTTAGCAATAGATAGAGCTAAAGAATTATACGGTGCTGAATACGTAAACGTACAGCCTCACTCAGGTTCTCAAGCAAATGCAGCAGTGTATTTTGCTGTATTAGAGCCAGGAGATAAAATTTTAGGTTTTGACTTATCTCACGGTGGTCACTTAACACATGGTTCTCCAGTAAACTTTTCAGGAAAAATTTACAAAGCTGTACACTATGGTGTAGATAAAGAAACTGAGGTTTTAAACTACGATAACATTTTAGAAATTGCTAAGGCAGAAAAACCAAAAATGATTGTTGCTGGTGCTTCTTCTTACTCAAGAGATATTGATTTTGCTAAGTTTAGAGAAATTGCTGACGAAGTAGGAGCTTATTTATTAGCTGATATTTCTCATCCATCTGGAATGATTGCAAAAGGAATCTTAAATGATCCAATGCCTCACTGTCACTTTGTAACTACAACTACTCACAAGACTTTAAGAGGTCCAAGAGGAGGTATGATTATGATGGGTAAAGACTTTGAAAATAGAGATGGAATTAAGTTAAAGAATGGTAACTTAAAAATGATGTCTGCTATGATTAATGGAGCTGTATTCCCAGGAATGCAAGGTGGGCCATTAGAGCACGTTATTGCTGCAAAAGCTATTGCTTTAGGTGAAGCTTTAACAGATGAGTACTTACACTACCAAGTTCAAGTTAAAAAGAATGCTGCTAGATTAGCAAAAGAATTAGTAGCTAAAGATTATAAAATTATTTCTGGAGGTACAGACAACCACTGTATGTTAATTGACTTAAGAAATAAAAACTTATCTGGTAAAGATGCTGAGCAAGCGTTGGTAAAAGCAGATATTACTGTAAATAAAAACATGGTTCCTTATGATACTCGTTCTCCATTTGTAACTTCAGGTATCCGTTTAGGAGCATCTGCAGTAACTACTCGTGGATTAAAAGAGGACGATATGGCTGTGGTAGCTAACTTTATTGATGAAGTAATCAATAACTTTGAAAACGAAGAAGTTTTAGAAGCTGTAGCTAATAAAGTAAATGAATTTATGCAAGATAGACCATTATTCCAATGGTAA
- a CDS encoding Cof-type HAD-IIB family hydrolase, with product MEYKMIVLDMDDTLLKDDHTISNRNKKAIKAAQEAGKYVVLASGRPTPAMVNYAKELELDKYNSYIISFNGGQIINMVNEACIFEQTLEVKDIHQLFDFSQEHKTAFITYHNGNIIGTQESEYIDVEKKITGMPYTIVKDLKANITKNCVKCLLLEEPSYLKSVEAKLKSYRADLSVSLSKPFFLEVMPQGIDKAATLKRLIDQLGIKQEETIAVGNAENDLTMVEFAGLGVWVDNVTPELKDKANLIVSSNNNDGVAEVIEKYML from the coding sequence ATGGAATACAAAATGATAGTTTTAGACATGGATGATACTTTATTAAAAGATGATCACACCATTTCTAACAGAAATAAAAAAGCCATAAAAGCCGCTCAAGAAGCAGGAAAATATGTGGTACTAGCCTCGGGTAGACCTACTCCAGCTATGGTTAATTATGCCAAAGAATTAGAGCTTGACAAATACAATTCATACATCATTTCATTCAATGGTGGTCAAATAATTAATATGGTTAATGAAGCTTGTATTTTTGAACAAACTCTAGAGGTTAAAGATATCCATCAACTATTCGATTTTAGTCAAGAACATAAAACAGCGTTTATTACCTACCACAACGGAAATATTATTGGAACTCAAGAATCTGAATATATTGATGTTGAAAAAAAAATAACAGGAATGCCTTATACTATTGTTAAGGATTTAAAAGCCAACATTACCAAAAACTGTGTTAAATGTTTGTTGTTAGAAGAACCTAGTTATTTAAAAAGTGTAGAAGCCAAACTTAAATCTTATAGAGCTGATTTAAGTGTATCGTTATCTAAACCATTCTTTTTAGAGGTAATGCCTCAGGGTATAGATAAAGCTGCTACTTTAAAAAGATTGATAGATCAATTAGGAATAAAACAAGAAGAAACCATTGCTGTAGGAAATGCAGAAAACGATTTAACAATGGTAGAATTTGCCGGTTTAGGTGTATGGGTAGACAATGTAACTCCTGAATTAAAAGATAAAGCAAATTTAATTGTATCATCTAATAATAACGATGGGGTGGCAGAGGTTATAGAGAAGTACATGCTTTAA
- a CDS encoding toxin-antitoxin system YwqK family antitoxin codes for MKGIALILSLFVGVFTYAQNDVKIVKQGDMYKVTYFHENGKVAQTGFIDADKKMQGTWIAYAPTGEKKSTGEYKDGKKTGTWYFESNTNSVTQVDYGTDSRVASVYQLKSDKSQLADSDTEE; via the coding sequence ATGAAAGGAATAGCATTAATATTATCATTATTCGTAGGTGTGTTTACTTACGCTCAAAACGACGTTAAAATTGTAAAACAAGGAGACATGTATAAGGTAACTTATTTTCATGAAAATGGAAAAGTAGCTCAGACAGGTTTTATTGATGCAGATAAAAAAATGCAAGGAACTTGGATTGCATATGCTCCTACTGGAGAAAAGAAATCTACAGGAGAATATAAAGACGGTAAAAAAACTGGTACCTGGTATTTTGAAAGTAATACTAATTCTGTAACTCAAGTAGATTATGGTACAGATAGTAGAGTGGCGAGTGTTTATCAATTAAAGTCAGATAAGTCTCAATTAGCAGATAGCGATACTGAAGAATAA
- the ytxJ gene encoding bacillithiol system redox-active protein YtxJ, whose product MGLLDSILGKNKGEKQEGNVVKWIPLTAVSQLDNIVEVSKTNKAIIFKHSTRCSISASVLNKFEKKIGEGYQLYFLDLINHRDVSNAIAEQFNIVHESPQAILLENGKVSQQASHYEILELDL is encoded by the coding sequence ATGGGATTATTAGATAGTATTTTAGGAAAAAATAAAGGAGAAAAGCAAGAAGGTAATGTGGTGAAATGGATACCATTAACAGCGGTTTCTCAGTTAGATAATATTGTTGAAGTTTCTAAAACTAATAAAGCAATTATTTTTAAGCATAGTACACGTTGTAGTATTAGCGCTAGTGTTTTAAATAAGTTTGAAAAAAAGATAGGAGAGGGGTATCAGTTGTATTTCTTAGATTTAATTAATCATAGAGATGTTTCTAATGCAATTGCAGAGCAGTTTAATATTGTTCATGAATCTCCTCAAGCTATACTTCTTGAGAATGGAAAAGTAAGTCAACAAGCTTCACATTACGAGATATTAGAGTTAGATTTATAG